The Chitinophagaceae bacterium genome window below encodes:
- a CDS encoding glycosyltransferase family 2 protein, with translation MAKIGLVTVLFKSDDVLPGFFKSISEQTHKDYILYLVDNSVNEVSNKVIETCLADYHVTEHRHIKNSANVGVAEGNNIGIKQALADGCTHVMILNNDIEIEQNTAFGTMISLCEKKGEHIIVTKVYYYSDRKIWMAGGSMNKWRALGIHYGYNKEDGPEYDIPKHITYAPTCFMLVESSVFEKVGLMDEKYFAYYDDTDFVYRACAKGYRLYYEPAITILHKVSSSSRGDSSPFYIYYSNRHKRYFIRKNYNAFIKYFALGYTFFTRITYYLRFNKEQRKKLVQALKDGMDYPVVKS, from the coding sequence ATGGCGAAAATTGGCTTGGTAACAGTTCTGTTTAAGAGTGATGATGTGCTGCCCGGTTTCTTTAAAAGCATTTCAGAACAAACACACAAAGATTATATTCTCTATCTCGTTGACAATTCTGTTAATGAAGTTTCCAATAAAGTGATTGAAACCTGTCTTGCTGATTATCATGTAACTGAGCACAGGCATATAAAGAATTCAGCTAATGTTGGTGTGGCTGAAGGAAATAATATCGGCATCAAACAGGCTTTGGCTGATGGATGCACACATGTCATGATTCTGAACAATGATATTGAAATTGAACAGAACACTGCATTCGGTACTATGATTTCATTGTGTGAAAAGAAAGGCGAACATATTATTGTTACGAAAGTATATTATTACTCCGACCGTAAAATATGGATGGCTGGCGGCAGTATGAATAAATGGCGGGCATTGGGCATTCATTATGGGTACAATAAAGAAGACGGACCTGAATATGACATACCCAAACATATCACTTATGCACCAACCTGCTTTATGCTGGTTGAAAGCAGTGTGTTTGAAAAAGTGGGATTGATGGATGAAAAGTATTTTGCTTACTACGACGATACTGATTTTGTGTACAGGGCCTGTGCGAAGGGATACAGGCTTTATTATGAGCCTGCTATTACTATTCTGCATAAAGTATCTTCTTCATCCCGTGGTGATTCTTCTCCTTTTTATATTTATTATTCCAACAGGCACAAGCGCTATTTCATCCGTAAGAATTACAACGCATTTATAAAGTACTTCGCACTAGGATATACGTTCTTTACAAGGATTACTTATTATCTACGATTTAATAAAGAGCAGCGGAAAAAATTAGTGCAGGCATTGAAAGATGGAATGGACTACCCGGTTGTGAAAAGCTGA
- a CDS encoding glycosyltransferase family 4 protein, with protein MKKVLNIVPYQYLPFFSGGQKFIAQFSQSLGEQCVLHVAGTADNDASLAKNYSFHPLLKKSRSRYADISSFFRLKKLIKEQEIDTVIIEHPYLGWLGWLLKKSCNIKLIVHTHNIEYERFRTLGKSWWSVLKLYESWVLRKADAIFCISEEDRQWMIQHLQLKPEKCVLVPYGINQKSMPLDKQSSKELVCSKHGFNPQHSLLFFNGLLDYKPNLDALNIILEQINPLLLQSSLQYNILVAGKRLPAELNELKEWKNQHIHYAGFVDDIELYFKSADLFLNPVQSGGGVKTKMIESIAFGTTVISTKSGAIGIEENVCDGKLVNVADNDWINFTRAIVDNSNTSTETPAAYYEFYYWENIIKKIIASLA; from the coding sequence ATGAAGAAGGTATTGAACATTGTACCCTACCAGTATCTTCCTTTTTTTTCCGGCGGACAAAAATTCATTGCTCAGTTCAGTCAATCATTGGGTGAGCAATGTGTTTTGCATGTTGCAGGTACAGCTGATAATGACGCTTCATTAGCGAAGAATTATTCTTTTCACCCCCTGCTGAAAAAGAGCCGATCCAGATATGCAGATATCAGTTCTTTCTTCCGCCTGAAAAAGTTGATCAAAGAACAGGAGATTGATACCGTTATTATAGAGCACCCCTATCTTGGGTGGCTGGGCTGGTTATTGAAAAAAAGCTGCAACATCAAACTCATCGTTCATACTCATAATATCGAATATGAACGTTTCAGAACCTTGGGCAAAAGCTGGTGGTCTGTTTTGAAATTATACGAAAGCTGGGTGTTACGAAAAGCTGATGCCATCTTTTGTATTTCAGAAGAAGACAGGCAATGGATGATTCAGCATCTCCAGTTGAAACCCGAAAAATGTGTACTGGTTCCTTATGGTATTAATCAAAAGTCAATGCCTTTGGATAAACAATCAAGTAAAGAACTTGTTTGCAGCAAACATGGTTTTAATCCCCAACACAGCCTTTTGTTTTTTAATGGCCTGTTAGATTACAAACCAAACCTGGATGCTTTAAACATCATCCTTGAGCAGATCAATCCACTTCTGCTGCAATCATCTCTTCAGTATAATATTCTTGTTGCCGGCAAACGTCTTCCTGCTGAACTGAATGAATTAAAAGAATGGAAGAATCAGCATATTCACTATGCAGGATTTGTTGATGATATTGAACTTTACTTCAAGTCAGCCGATCTTTTTCTCAATCCTGTTCAGAGTGGCGGTGGAGTAAAAACAAAAATGATCGAATCCATCGCATTCGGCACAACCGTTATCTCCACAAAAAGCGGAGCCATTGGTATTGAAGAAAATGTATGTGATGGAAAACTCGTAAACGTTGCAGATAACGACTGGATAAATTTTACAAGAGCAATCGTTGATAACAGTAATACATCAACAGAAACTCCTGCTGCATATTATGAGTTTTATTACTGGGAAAATATTATAAAGAAGATTATTGCTTCTTTAGCATAA
- a CDS encoding YfhO family protein, translated as MSGAMLQQAAQGKQPTPEMQQQAETFGKSFITAIQADRRGLFGSDLIRTIILLALTLIVIWLATNKKLKPVPVMAILLVLSAFDLLTVGRRYLNENNFVDPDEFNNAFAMTDADKMIKQDKGYYRVFNTTVDFTNESVTSYHHNSIGGYHPAKLQIYQDLIENQIGKNNMQVLNMLNTKYFIVQNPQNGQPVAQMNPENFGPCWLVKGIKYVENGKEEMRALDSTDLRDTAVVQVKFKSLIPNAPVYDSASSIKLIENKNDIINYESQANSNQFAVFSEVYYTAGWNAFIDGKKSEIVKTNYALRGLAIPAGTHKIEFRFEPYSYKLGDRLDLIAAILTYLIVFGGLFMAWKTSKQA; from the coding sequence ATGAGTGGCGCCATGCTGCAGCAGGCAGCACAGGGCAAGCAACCAACTCCTGAAATGCAGCAGCAGGCCGAAACATTCGGCAAAAGTTTTATCACAGCTATCCAGGCCGACAGAAGAGGATTGTTCGGAAGTGATCTTATCAGAACCATCATTCTACTGGCACTTACACTGATTGTAATCTGGTTAGCCACAAACAAAAAGCTGAAACCTGTTCCTGTGATGGCGATATTACTTGTATTGAGTGCGTTTGATTTATTAACTGTTGGAAGACGTTATCTCAATGAAAACAATTTTGTTGATCCCGATGAGTTTAACAATGCATTTGCCATGACCGATGCTGATAAAATGATTAAGCAGGATAAAGGTTATTACCGTGTGTTCAACACAACAGTTGATTTTACCAATGAATCGGTTACTTCTTATCATCATAATTCAATTGGTGGTTATCATCCTGCCAAACTGCAGATCTACCAGGACCTGATTGAAAACCAGATCGGCAAAAACAATATGCAGGTATTGAATATGCTCAATACTAAATATTTCATTGTACAGAATCCGCAAAACGGTCAACCTGTTGCACAAATGAATCCGGAAAATTTTGGTCCCTGCTGGCTGGTGAAAGGAATAAAATATGTTGAAAATGGGAAAGAAGAAATGAGAGCTCTTGACAGCACTGATCTGCGTGATACAGCGGTTGTACAGGTGAAATTCAAATCACTGATTCCAAACGCACCGGTTTATGATTCGGCATCAAGCATTAAGCTGATTGAAAACAAAAATGATATCATCAACTACGAATCACAGGCCAATAGCAACCAGTTTGCCGTATTCAGTGAAGTATATTATACAGCAGGATGGAATGCATTCATTGACGGCAAGAAGTCAGAGATTGTAAAAACAAACTATGCATTGCGTGGCTTAGCCATTCCTGCAGGAACACATAAAATTGAATTCAGGTTTGAACCTTACTCTTATAAATTAGGCGACAGACTTGATTTAATTGCAGCGATTCTTACTTACTTAATTGTATTCGGCGGTTTATTCATGGCCTGGAAAACAAGTAAGCAGGCATAA
- a CDS encoding NUDIX domain-containing protein codes for MFNIRVYGIVITDNKQVLVSDEFIRGAYITKFPGGGLELGEGTRDCLKREMKEEMNLEVEISDHIYTTDYFQMSAFNPAHQIISIYYFVKPLAPFTVSFKQKLFDFEPHQIADPMGESEVFRLIDWADFSEEAVTLPIDKVVARILKEKH; via the coding sequence ATGTTTAATATAAGAGTTTACGGAATCGTCATCACAGATAATAAGCAGGTATTGGTTAGTGATGAATTTATCCGTGGTGCATATATCACCAAATTTCCTGGCGGCGGCTTAGAATTGGGCGAAGGAACAAGAGATTGCCTGAAACGGGAAATGAAAGAAGAAATGAATCTGGAAGTTGAAATCAGTGATCATATTTATACAACCGATTATTTCCAGATGAGTGCATTTAATCCGGCGCACCAGATCATCTCCATTTACTATTTTGTAAAACCATTAGCCCCATTTACGGTAAGCTTCAAACAAAAGCTCTTTGATTTTGAGCCGCATCAAATTGCTGATCCAATGGGTGAATCGGAAGTGTTCCGCTTAATTGACTGGGCTGATTTTAGTGAAGAGGCTGTTACTCTTCCAATTGACAAAGTGGTTGCAAGAATATTGAAAGAAAAGCATTAA
- a CDS encoding magnesium transporter CorA family protein, giving the protein MLQYFKNEHGHTLAIEKPEAGSWVNIVPPLKQEEFSEVAEALDIPLDFLSDSLDIDERSRFEEEDNVRLIVIKTPTENNSFNDSDAFYITIPICIILTHNQIVTVNSFDNGAIKKFLNTFQNRHPDKKNLMVLKIFEKVVQAYMEFVKEINHKRNLLEQKLYDANRNEELLDLMRIQKSLVYFVTALRSNELLLMKLQRTHFLALNDDEDEILQDLIVDTSQALEMANTYTNILSSSLDAFASVISINQSQVMKRLTYITIMLQLPTLVASIYGMNVPIPGQTSSFAFYFPILLSVIMSVIIGIYFMRKRKF; this is encoded by the coding sequence ATGCTGCAATATTTTAAAAATGAACACGGCCACACCCTTGCAATTGAAAAACCTGAAGCAGGTTCATGGGTTAACATTGTTCCGCCGTTAAAACAGGAAGAATTTTCTGAAGTTGCAGAAGCGCTGGACATCCCCCTCGATTTTCTTTCAGATTCACTGGATATTGATGAACGTTCCCGCTTTGAAGAGGAAGATAATGTAAGGCTGATTGTCATTAAAACACCCACAGAAAATAATTCGTTCAACGACAGTGATGCATTTTACATCACCATTCCCATCTGTATCATTTTAACGCATAACCAGATTGTAACCGTTAACTCCTTTGATAACGGAGCAATTAAAAAATTCCTGAACACATTTCAAAACCGTCATCCGGATAAAAAGAACCTGATGGTGCTGAAGATTTTTGAAAAAGTGGTACAGGCCTATATGGAATTTGTGAAAGAAATCAATCATAAAAGAAACCTGCTGGAACAGAAACTTTATGATGCCAACCGGAATGAAGAGCTGCTCGATCTGATGCGGATCCAGAAAAGCCTGGTTTATTTTGTTACAGCATTACGCAGTAATGAATTATTGTTGATGAAATTACAGCGTACACATTTTCTTGCCCTCAATGATGATGAAGATGAAATTTTACAGGATTTGATTGTAGATACCAGCCAGGCACTTGAAATGGCGAACACTTACACCAATATCCTCAGCTCATCACTCGATGCTTTTGCCAGTGTGATCAGTATTAACCAGAGCCAGGTAATGAAGAGGTTGACTTATATTACCATTATGCTGCAGTTGCCAACATTGGTGGCCAGCATCTATGGAATGAATGTTCCCATACCCGGCCAAACTTCCAGCTTTGCATTTTATTTCCCCATTTTATTATCCGTAATCATGTCCGTTATCATTGGCATTTATTTCATGCGTAAAAGAAAATTCTGA
- a CDS encoding DinB family protein: protein MIAKRYHLNKFQILNHAENTIEDIVKQCRQLEVPYFFYKSEQWSVAENLEHLSLSMERSWFGLFLPKFLLKWKFGKPKHTSLTYEELVEVYYKKIDEGFETEKRFVPAIKQEKDAKEKLITRFEHTAKKYLDQVRYYWEDENIDNYQIPHPVLGMITIRELLYFNLFHNTHHYKTMRSRKNEAQEFSVAE from the coding sequence ATGATTGCAAAACGCTATCATTTAAATAAGTTTCAGATTTTGAACCACGCTGAAAATACCATTGAGGATATTGTAAAACAATGCCGTCAACTGGAAGTGCCTTATTTTTTCTATAAATCCGAACAATGGTCTGTTGCTGAAAACCTCGAACATCTTTCCCTGAGTATGGAAAGGAGTTGGTTTGGATTGTTTTTGCCGAAATTCCTTTTAAAATGGAAATTTGGCAAGCCAAAACATACATCTTTAACCTACGAAGAACTGGTTGAAGTTTATTACAAAAAAATAGATGAAGGATTTGAAACAGAAAAGCGGTTTGTACCGGCTATTAAACAGGAAAAAGACGCTAAGGAAAAATTAATTACCCGCTTTGAACATACAGCAAAGAAATACCTTGACCAGGTACGTTATTACTGGGAAGATGAAAATATTGATAACTATCAGATCCCTCACCCTGTACTCGGAATGATCACAATCAGAGAGCTGCTTTATTTCAACTTATTCCACAATACACATCATTACAAAACCATGCGTAGCAGGAAAAATGAAGCGCAGGAATTTTCAGTCGCAGAATAA
- a CDS encoding diaminopimelate epimerase, giving the protein MRIDFYKYQGTGNDFIILDNRLGNFTQLTSVEIAFLCDRRFGIGADGLMLLQLKEGYDFEMVYYNADGAEGSMCGNGGRCLVAFAKQMNVIDKTARFLATDGFHEAVLKENGWVELKMKDVDEIEKATDHSVLNTGSPHYIKWDNDVEKTDVFTEGRRIRNSTPFRTNGINVNFVQVHSTHLSVRTYERGVEAETFSCGTGVTAAAIAASDDIIGTQEKKIVTPGGELKVKFKKKSDTSFEDIWLCGPAKFVFSGSVEL; this is encoded by the coding sequence ATGAGAATTGACTTCTATAAATATCAGGGAACCGGTAACGACTTCATTATCCTCGATAATCGACTTGGTAATTTTACGCAGTTAACCAGCGTAGAAATAGCCTTTTTATGCGACAGGAGATTCGGCATTGGAGCCGATGGCTTAATGTTATTACAGCTAAAAGAAGGTTATGATTTTGAGATGGTTTATTACAATGCAGATGGTGCTGAAGGAAGCATGTGCGGCAACGGCGGAAGATGCCTGGTGGCCTTTGCCAAACAAATGAATGTTATTGACAAAACGGCCAGATTCCTTGCTACAGACGGATTTCACGAAGCTGTGCTGAAAGAAAACGGCTGGGTTGAATTGAAAATGAAGGATGTAGATGAAATTGAAAAAGCAACTGATCATTCAGTCCTCAACACAGGTTCACCACATTATATTAAGTGGGATAATGATGTAGAAAAAACGGATGTTTTTACCGAAGGAAGACGCATCCGCAATTCCACCCCCTTTCGTACAAATGGGATCAATGTTAATTTTGTTCAGGTTCATTCCACACATCTGAGTGTACGCACATATGAACGTGGAGTTGAAGCAGAAACTTTTTCCTGTGGCACAGGTGTAACAGCCGCCGCAATAGCAGCAAGTGATGATATAATTGGAACACAGGAGAAAAAAATAGTGACACCGGGAGGTGAATTGAAAGTGAAATTTAAAAAGAAATCGGATACAAGCTTTGAAGATATCTGGCTTTGCGGACCTGCAAAGTTTGTTTTTTCCGGTTCAGTTGAGTTATAA
- a CDS encoding nucleoside phosphorylase, which translates to MQRIAESELIINNRGAIYHLNVRPEELATTVITVGDPDRVKEVSKHFDSIEYKNQHREFITHTGFIGKKRISVVSTGIGPDNIDIVMNELDALVNIDFDSRTIKPTLTSLQVIRLGTSGGLQADIPVDGFVVSTHGLGVDNLLHFYRHTNNDEEKQLIQAFVTHTQVQDNLSHPYIAGAGSQLLKHFVEGYYHGITVTSPGFYGPQGRVLRLGLSNPSFVDRLTQFQFGQHRITNFEMETSAIYGLGKLMGHQCLSVSAIVANRVKKEFSKDGGAAVESLIKKSLGIISTI; encoded by the coding sequence ATGCAAAGAATTGCAGAAAGCGAACTCATTATTAATAATCGGGGAGCAATATATCATTTAAACGTCCGTCCGGAAGAATTAGCCACTACTGTTATCACTGTTGGAGATCCTGATCGTGTAAAAGAAGTCTCGAAACACTTTGACAGTATTGAGTACAAAAATCAGCACCGGGAGTTTATAACTCATACCGGCTTTATTGGCAAAAAAAGAATTTCTGTTGTGTCAACAGGCATTGGCCCCGACAATATTGATATTGTGATGAATGAACTGGATGCACTGGTGAACATTGATTTTGATTCAAGAACCATCAAACCAACTCTTACTTCTCTCCAGGTTATTCGTCTTGGTACATCAGGTGGTTTGCAGGCAGATATTCCGGTTGATGGATTTGTAGTTTCAACACATGGACTTGGTGTTGATAACCTGCTTCATTTTTATAGACATACAAATAATGATGAAGAAAAACAATTGATCCAGGCTTTTGTAACACATACACAGGTACAGGACAATTTATCGCATCCATACATTGCAGGAGCAGGTTCACAATTGCTGAAACATTTTGTAGAAGGATATTATCATGGTATTACTGTTACAAGTCCGGGCTTTTATGGCCCCCAGGGAAGAGTACTTCGTTTAGGTCTTTCAAATCCTTCCTTTGTTGACAGGCTTACACAGTTTCAATTTGGTCAGCATAGAATTACTAATTTTGAAATGGAAACATCAGCCATTTACGGTTTGGGTAAATTAATGGGGCATCAATGCCTGTCTGTCAGCGCTATTGTTGCCAACCGTGTAAAGAAAGAATTCAGCAAAGATGGCGGTGCAGCCGTTGAATCTTTAATTAAAAAATCGCTCGGAATTATTTCGACAATATGA
- a CDS encoding SET domain-containing protein-lysine N-methyltransferase — protein sequence MWDNNPSEWAPQNHSCSPNTAYFGLNLLAIKPILPGDELTMDYANLLDEAAETFDCQCGAPDCRKIVSGNKGNSVTLREQNFRKS from the coding sequence TTGTGGGATAATAATCCCTCCGAATGGGCTCCCCAGAACCATTCCTGCAGTCCAAACACTGCCTATTTTGGCCTTAATCTGCTGGCAATAAAGCCAATTTTACCAGGCGATGAACTCACAATGGACTATGCAAATCTGCTTGATGAAGCGGCTGAAACCTTTGACTGCCAGTGTGGTGCGCCCGATTGCCGCAAAATAGTTTCAGGCAATAAAGGGAATTCTGTTACACTGCGGGAACAAAACTTCAGGAAGAGTTAA
- a CDS encoding ATP-grasp domain-containing protein: MNLCEGYLEWEVPSIDVIYTLELLNLPFTGPNTLLYDPPKELMKYVAYTEGVATANYALIETVDQLENQVKHLSYPLFVKPAKAGDSLGIDEHSVCNNLDELKQKAATVLSSYPQLLVEEYIAGREFTVLVAANAKDEKKCSVFQPIEFIFPEGRTFKTYALKTSELHPESNIPVTDPTIKQQLTEAAQRIFRSFGGVGYARMDFRMNDAGKIFFLEVNFTCSVFYTDGYEGSADYIIKADGIGQAGFLQHIIEEGIARHKRRQKKYIMKGNSIAGFGIYATQSIHVGEVIFKGEERPQRIVTKRFVDENWLPEEKLLFKHYAVP; encoded by the coding sequence GTGAATTTATGCGAAGGCTATCTTGAATGGGAAGTTCCTTCCATTGATGTGATCTATACACTTGAATTATTAAACCTTCCTTTTACCGGACCAAACACATTGCTATACGATCCGCCAAAAGAATTAATGAAATATGTTGCTTATACAGAAGGTGTGGCAACAGCCAATTATGCTTTGATTGAAACGGTTGATCAGTTAGAGAATCAGGTAAAGCATCTCTCCTATCCATTATTTGTAAAACCTGCAAAAGCCGGCGACAGTTTAGGGATTGATGAACATTCAGTTTGTAACAATCTTGATGAGTTAAAACAAAAAGCAGCAACTGTTCTTTCTTCTTATCCTCAGCTATTAGTGGAAGAATATATTGCAGGCCGTGAGTTTACAGTACTGGTTGCAGCCAATGCAAAAGATGAAAAGAAATGTTCCGTGTTTCAACCCATTGAATTTATTTTTCCTGAAGGCCGGACTTTTAAAACTTATGCACTCAAAACATCTGAACTGCATCCTGAGAGTAATATTCCTGTTACCGATCCTACCATCAAACAGCAATTAACAGAAGCTGCCCAGCGAATTTTCAGAAGCTTTGGCGGCGTTGGTTATGCAAGAATGGATTTCAGAATGAATGATGCCGGTAAGATTTTTTTTCTTGAAGTAAACTTTACCTGTTCTGTTTTTTATACCGATGGGTACGAAGGCAGCGCCGATTATATTATTAAAGCCGATGGCATTGGCCAGGCTGGTTTTTTACAGCATATCATTGAAGAAGGAATTGCCCGCCACAAACGCAGGCAGAAGAAGTATATCATGAAGGGCAACTCTATTGCCGGCTTTGGCATTTATGCAACCCAATCAATCCATGTTGGTGAAGTCATCTTTAAAGGTGAAGAACGTCCGCAGCGCATCGTTACCAAACGCTTTGTTGATGAAAACTGGCTGCCCGAAGAGAAGCTTTTGTTCAAACATTATGCAGTTCCCTGA
- a CDS encoding SET domain-containing protein-lysine N-methyltransferase codes for MSTTTAATTIVTGHFGFAEIHQLSGSDHQLLRSTQTYQPNDVICSFGSSVIHDHPSKYTVQVSEVKHIILHPEFLQYINHSCNPNAFFNTTTMELVALQTIEPGTEFTFFYPSTEWFMAEPFHCLCGEASCIGTIKGAKELPADTLTKYRLTDFIQSKINQLKD; via the coding sequence ATGAGTACAACAACCGCTGCAACAACCATTGTTACAGGTCACTTTGGTTTTGCTGAAATTCATCAGCTGTCCGGATCTGATCATCAACTGTTACGATCCACACAAACCTACCAGCCAAACGATGTTATCTGCAGCTTCGGTTCAAGTGTTATTCACGATCATCCTTCCAAATACACAGTACAGGTTTCAGAAGTGAAACATATCATTCTTCATCCTGAATTTCTGCAATACATTAATCACAGCTGCAACCCCAATGCCTTCTTCAATACAACAACTATGGAGCTTGTTGCATTGCAAACCATTGAACCTGGAACAGAGTTTACCTTCTTTTATCCATCAACAGAATGGTTCATGGCTGAACCGTTTCATTGTTTATGTGGTGAAGCCAGTTGTATTGGTACCATCAAAGGTGCAAAAGAATTACCTGCTGATACATTAACGAAGTACAGGTTAACTGATTTTATTCAGTCAAAAATCAATCAATTAAAAGATTAA
- the trxA gene encoding thioredoxin: MTNHHVVRLDLNLPFSNKLKQKEFNMALQFTDSNFQTEVISSDKLSVIDFWAEWCGPCRAIGPVIEELSKEYDGKVKVGKVNVDENPQISMNYGITSIPAILFVKGGKVVDKLVGAQPKGNFVKKIEQHM; this comes from the coding sequence ATGACAAATCATCATGTGGTGCGATTGGACTTAAATTTGCCATTCTCTAATAAATTAAAACAAAAGGAATTTAATATGGCACTACAATTCACCGATTCAAATTTTCAGACTGAAGTTATCAGTTCAGATAAATTAAGCGTTATCGATTTCTGGGCAGAATGGTGCGGCCCCTGCCGTGCAATCGGACCCGTTATTGAAGAGTTATCAAAAGAATATGATGGCAAGGTTAAAGTGGGTAAAGTAAATGTGGATGAAAATCCGCAGATCAGTATGAACTATGGCATCACTTCTATTCCTGCAATCCTTTTCGTGAAAGGCGGAAAAGTGGTTGATAAACTGGTAGGTGCCCAGCCAAAAGGCAACTTTGTAAAGAAGATCGAACAGCATATGTAA